Genomic segment of Deltaproteobacteria bacterium:
CAAGTGTGGCATATCCCGGACATTGTCAAACATGGAGGATTGTTCGTTACCATGCTCGGTCAACCGCTCGCACCCACCGAGCCGCCGCCTCCAGCCATTCCGACCATGAGTTTGCATGTCTACCATCTCAAGAAAGGCCAACCGGATCAGCAGCTCTCTCACCAAGAAGATGAGGCCTACTATGTCATCACAGGGGCAGGAAAAGTGACGGTCGAGAACGTGACAAAGGAGCTGCGTGAAGGGGATCTCCTTTTTGTTCCACGGCAGGCTCGGCATCACTTTCATGATTACGACGATTTAGCGCTCCTGGTCTTTTTTGCGCCGCAGTTTTCGCTCAGATGACGACCACCCATCCGGAGCTGAGTAGAAGTATCCGTATAGTGACAAAGCACTCCAGCATTTGTGCGAAACCGTGTCGCTGATCCGCTTGATCATCGAGAAAGGCCAGAGTGGTACGCTCGGACAATTCAATGGCGCTTATCACAAAGTGAATCTTAGCGGTATCAATGCCCTGATGCCGCCGCCAGTGCGCCCGCGCATTCCCATTTTTGTAAAAGAAAACGGCTTGAAAAAAGTGTGGAACAGACGAATACTGCAAGTGATATTCTTGGGGGGCAAGACAGTGCAATATTTGGATATACTGCCTATCAGAAGTCGGTGGGTTTACCCCTACCTGTTACGTTCTTCCAGAATAGTGCTGCAATCCCTATATAAAGAGGAAGGGAAGGAGGGCAAACATGAACATTACCGGAATGATGCATGTCAATGTCAATTGCAGCGATTATGAACGGTCTCGCAAGTTTTACGAGTTTCTCGGATTCAAAGTCTTGTGGGAAGTGCCCACTCACAATACGCCGGAAGTAGCGGCGGCTGTCGGCATGCCACCCTACGAGGTCCGCGGCGCGCTGCTGCAATTGGCTGGGTCGCCGACAACCCCTCTCATCGATCTATTGGAGTGGAAAGAGCCCCGTGATAGTGAAGCGCCCTATCCACACCTCTATCACCTCGGGATTGCTCGGATTGCCTTGCTCACCGCGAATATAGAGGCAGATGTGCAAGCGTTGAAAGCTCTGGGGGTCGAGTTTCTCTCCGAGCCTGTGTTATTGAGTCCCCCAGATGCGCCGCCCGCCCGGTTTGTGTGTTTCAAGGATCCAGGCGGCACCATCTTGGAACTAGTGGAAACGAACCCGCCACGAGAAAGGCAAGGTTGAGAAGTGAAACGAGACGTAATAGCGGTTCACGGTGATACCAGTGCGCTCAGGGCCATCGGAATTCTCAATAAGACGGAGCGCGCACGAGTCGAGTTCTCTTTCGCCGTCGTGTAGGTCGAGTTCCTGTTGCAAGCCACGTGATGCTGGTAACAGGGCCGAAGCACATGCGCCACCGCAGCGCGGCCCCGTAGTGTGAAGGAATGAACGTGAAAGGCCGCGAGT
This window contains:
- a CDS encoding cupin domain-containing protein — encoded protein: MADQQKSAPMPEPGQVWHIPDIVKHGGLFVTMLGQPLAPTEPPPPAIPTMSLHVYHLKKGQPDQQLSHQEDEAYYVITGAGKVTVENVTKELREGDLLFVPRQARHHFHDYDDLALLVFFAPQFSLR
- a CDS encoding VOC family protein; translated protein: MNITGMMHVNVNCSDYERSRKFYEFLGFKVLWEVPTHNTPEVAAAVGMPPYEVRGALLQLAGSPTTPLIDLLEWKEPRDSEAPYPHLYHLGIARIALLTANIEADVQALKALGVEFLSEPVLLSPPDAPPARFVCFKDPGGTILELVETNPPRERQG